A window of Leptolyngbya sp. FACHB-261 genomic DNA:
AGTCTTAGCTAAATACCAGCTAGTCAAGTTCATCAGGATTAATACCTTGAGCCCGCAGATATTCTGCCAAACGCTCGGCGCGTTGGCGCTCTTGCTCGACTCGCTGGCGCTCCTGACCTACTTGCTCTACAGCCCAGAGCAGCAAGTTGCCAGCCTCGTCCCACCAGCGCAACCAGTAGCCGGTTCGCTCCTCCTTCTGGCCTTGCCAAACTCCCAAAAACAGCTCCATTTCTGCAAGCCAATAACGGCCTTCAGCATCAGCGGTTTGTGGTTCGTAGCGTCCGGCTTGCAGCCGATAAACCTCCAGCAAACCAGTGGCCGGGTCAAAGATGGCATAGGTTGGGACTTGCAGAATTTGCTCGTAGAAGAACCACTTGCCCAGTGGAAAAGTTCGCTTGACAGAGTACTCTCCCCCCTCCGTTTCTGACAGAAATTCCATGACCACTTTAGGGCTCTCTCCCTCCAGGTTGGGAGTGTAGCTGCGTCGGTCTTTGTGGGCCGTGAGGGGCAGCACAGAGGCAACATAAACCCAATCGGGTGCCTTGATTACTAAGTTGCCATTGACTGTAGAGCACAGGCCAAAATTAGAGGCGATTAGCATTTCTGGCTTGATGTATCCTGCCAGTTCCAAAGCTTCTCGCAATGCCCCTGCGATCAAAGGTTGACCGGTATTCTCCACAGGTTCTTCTTCTAAGGGAAAATCTTCTGGCAGTTTCTCCCAGGTGATGGTGAGTGCGGCCTGTTGTGCAAGCGGCTGTCCGACTGAATGACCCGGAGTCACGACCATGCTCTGACGCCCTATCGCGAGATAACTCACTGACTTAGTAATGGTATAACTCAGGGTCTTTCAGTTCAGACGCAACAAAGCTCAGTTCTGCATGATAAGTGCTGCATTCTTAAGCAAGGCATGTGAACGCAGAGACAAAGCAGTTAATTACAGTGAAACTTTGCTTTACTGCCGTATTGAAGATCCACCGCAGCTATTCCTGAGCAATCTGCAAGCAGCAGCAACCAATACTCAAGGCTACAGTTCTGAGACCAGGGTGAAACTGCAATTCAGCCAAGGTTTTTAATAGTCAAGCTTTCATACTTAGGCGTTTATTCTTAACATACGCAGTAAGCTCAAACCCGGCAGAGCTAGCTCATCTAACTCTGCCGGGTTATGCCGATCCAACTACCAAACACTAAAGTGTCAAAATCAGGTAGCTAGAAATTAGGGTTTAGCCACACTGACCGGCACGCTGCCTGCCAGTTCAAACGCTGTGTGAATCGCTCGTAGCGCCCGTGGCCCCTCATCCTCCGCCACAACACAGCTAACTTTGATTTCTGAGGTAGCAATCATCTCGATGTTGATTTGCTCTTGGGCCAAAGCAGCGAACATTCGAGCTGCCACACCCGGTTGCCCCACCATGCCGGTGCCGACGATGCTGACCTTGGCAATGCCTTTATCCAGGACCACAGAGCCGCAACCGAGTTCCCGAGCGACCTCTTCTAGAGCCGTTCGGGCTGCTTCGGCATCTACCTGAGACACTGTGAAGGCGATGTCATTGGTCATCACACCATTCACAACCTTGCCCCGCTGCGACTGGATGATCATGTCCACGCTGACCCCCTGCTTCGCCAGGGTTTGGAACAGATGGGCAGCCATACCAGGGCGGTCAGGAACTTGCCGAATCGCTAAGCGTGCCTGATTCACATCCAAAGCTACGCCACGCACAGGTGCAGGACTTACTAGCGCAATTGGCGTGCTGGCATCCAGGCGGGCTGCAGAATTGTCCACATCAAAGCCCAGGCAAAGGCTAGTGATTGCCTTTTGCCCATCGTCCACCGAGACAATACAACTGACCTTGACTTCGGAGGTTGAAATCAGTTGCAGGTTGATGCCTGCTGCGGCCAGGGTTGTAAACATCTGCGCGGCCACACCCGGACGCCCGATCATGCCAGCGCCTGCGATGCTCACCTTGGCCACGTGGGTGTCAACCGTGACCTCAGAGCAGCCCAGTTCTTGGCCCACGCGCCGTGCTACGGCTTCTGCCTCGGCCAGTAGGCCAGTCCGCACCGTGAAGGCAATGTCGTTATGACCAGGCGGTTCGCCCGATTCATCTTCCTGAATTGACTGGATAATCAGGTCGACATCTAGCCCTGTCCTGGCTAGCTCACCAAAGAAATGGGCAGCGATGCCGGGACGGTCAGGCACATGCAGCAAAGCGATTTTGGCCTGGTCAGTATCGATGCTGATGCCATCAACCGGACGGGCAATTTCCAGCCCTTCTAAGGGACGGGGCGGACGAGGTGGCGACAGCACCAGCGTGCCTGCATCTTCAGTCCAGCTAGAGCGCACCGCTAGTTTCACGCCGTAGTTTCGGGCAATCTCAACCGCACGCGGATGGAGGACTTTAGCCCCCAAGCTGGCAAGCTCCAGCATTTCATCACAGGTAATCTCATCTAGCAGACGTGCGTTTTCGACGATGCGTGGGTCGGTGGTAAGAATGCCAGGCACATCAGTGTAGATCTCACACAGGTCAGCCTTCAACGCCGCCGCTAAAGCCACCGCTGAAGTGTCAGAACCGCCGCGCCCTAGTGTGGTCACCTCTAGATCTTCGCTGTTGGAGATGCCCTGGAAGCCTGCTACGACGACGAC
This region includes:
- a CDS encoding Uma2 family endonuclease; its protein translation is MVVTPGHSVGQPLAQQAALTITWEKLPEDFPLEEEPVENTGQPLIAGALREALELAGYIKPEMLIASNFGLCSTVNGNLVIKAPDWVYVASVLPLTAHKDRRSYTPNLEGESPKVVMEFLSETEGGEYSVKRTFPLGKWFFYEQILQVPTYAIFDPATGLLEVYRLQAGRYEPQTADAEGRYWLAEMELFLGVWQGQKEERTGYWLRWWDEAGNLLLWAVEQVGQERQRVEQERQRAERLAEYLRAQGINPDELD
- a CDS encoding aspartate kinase; this translates as MALIVQKYGGSSVGSVERIQAVARRIMTTVQAGQGKNSVVVVVSAMGKTTDGLIKLATEITPQPNRREMDMLLSTGEQVSIALLSMALQHYGQAAISLNGAQVGIVTESAHTRARILHIETERLERHLGQGKVVVVAGFQGISNSEDLEVTTLGRGGSDTSAVALAAALKADLCEIYTDVPGILTTDPRIVENARLLDEITCDEMLELASLGAKVLHPRAVEIARNYGVKLAVRSSWTEDAGTLVLSPPRPPRPLEGLEIARPVDGISIDTDQAKIALLHVPDRPGIAAHFFGELARTGLDVDLIIQSIQEDESGEPPGHNDIAFTVRTGLLAEAEAVARRVGQELGCSEVTVDTHVAKVSIAGAGMIGRPGVAAQMFTTLAAAGINLQLISTSEVKVSCIVSVDDGQKAITSLCLGFDVDNSAARLDASTPIALVSPAPVRGVALDVNQARLAIRQVPDRPGMAAHLFQTLAKQGVSVDMIIQSQRGKVVNGVMTNDIAFTVSQVDAEAARTALEEVARELGCGSVVLDKGIAKVSIVGTGMVGQPGVAARMFAALAQEQINIEMIATSEIKVSCVVAEDEGPRALRAIHTAFELAGSVPVSVAKP